In Candidatus Aegiribacteria sp., the DNA window AAATTAAGGAGTGTCCCGTTTCATGGCATCATGTTGATGGAGGAAAGGTCAGATTATTGTGGGATTCTATGAGAATGTTTTTCAATATACTTCAGGTCAGATACAGGCACAGGAATTCTTCATTGATGTAACCGGCTGACTCAAATCCGGCGGCCTTATTGCCTCCGCTATGAAATTAGACATAATGGTTGGACCACCCTTCTGTACGGTTATCGTTTAGCAACTACTAACGATATATAACCGTTTGGTTGTGTGGTCCAACCATTATGTCTAAGGGCGTAGAAGGTTTCAGCTAACAATAAGAAATTCGATTTCAAGCCTTGCTTTGATCTGCTCACAACACATACTTTCATGCACTCTTCGAGGGATATATATATGCATCAGTAAGCAGTTTTGTGAGTTTATCAGCCCTTCATTTGCTTGACATTCCCGGTCTGCTCTTGTTATTGTCAGCTCTGGTAACAATTCTATCGGTTGGAAGGCTCTGGAACGTTCTTCAGGACATAATTACAGTCTGACGATACGTCGGAATTTATCTGCCTGAAGCCCGGTGATATTCCCTAACTGGCATTCACCGCATAAGATAGAACAGTGAATAATGCAAGAGATGAAGGGAGCTTTTAATGGCACTTGTTAAGTGCGCCTGGTGCAAAGGCACAGGCATTGATGGCATCGGAGATTCCCCTTGCGATGTTTGCGGAGGCGATGGCCACATCAATGTGCCGGAACCTGCGACACCCTGCGGAAGATGCAAGGGAACCGGCAAAATTTACAACGAAGTTCTTGAGGAACACGGAAAATGCGGTGGCTGCAACGGATCAGGCTGGGCCAGCTGAAAAATATCCGGTATCACATTTAATATTAGTGAATATGGTACAGATTAGTATGTAATCGCGTCAGGGGATTCTCCTTCAGAGGATTCATTTTCAATGCAGATGAATACACCTGAAGGGACACATATTGCCAGATCCCCGGCTGATGTCAGCCACCCCTTTCTGACGCAGTCCTGTCCGGGGCATGGAGATTCCGATATTCTGGCTCTGCTGCT includes these proteins:
- a CDS encoding transcriptional regulator is translated as MALVKCAWCKGTGIDGIGDSPCDVCGGDGHINVPEPATPCGRCKGTGKIYNEVLEEHGKCGGCNGSGWAS